One Rosa chinensis cultivar Old Blush chromosome 3, RchiOBHm-V2, whole genome shotgun sequence DNA window includes the following coding sequences:
- the LOC112195342 gene encoding calmodulin-7 produces MADQLTDDQISEFKEAFSLFDKDGDGCITTKELGTVMRSLGQNPTEAELQDMINEVDADGNGTIDFPEFLNLMARKMKDTDSEEELKEAFRVFDKDQNGFISAAELRHVMTNLGEKLTDEEVDEMIREADVDGDGQINYEEFVKVMMAK; encoded by the exons ATGGCCGATCAGCTCACCGACGACCAGATCTCTGAGTTCAAGGAGGCTTTCAGCCTCTTCGACAAGGACGGCGATG GCTGCATCACTACCAAGGAGCTTGGCACTGTCATGCGGTCACTTGGGCAGAACCCAACTGAAGCAGAGCTTCAGGATATGATTAATGAGGTTGATGCTGATGGGAATGGTACCATTGATTTCCCAGAGTTCCTTAACCTGATGGCTCGAAAGATGAAGGACACTGATTCTGAGGAGGAGCTCAAGGAAGCGTTCCGGGTGTTCGATAAGGACCAGAATGGCTTCATTTCTGCTGCTGAGCTTCGTCATGTTATGACAAATCTGGGTGAGAAGCTGACAGATGAGGAAGTTGATGAGATGATTCGCGAGGCTGATGTGGATGGTGATGGACAGATCAACTATGAGGAGTTCGTCAAAGTCATGATGGCCAAGTGA